In Listeria monocytogenes, the following proteins share a genomic window:
- a CDS encoding penicillin-binding protein 1A has protein sequence MADKPQTRSQYRNKQSSGSKKKPQKRGKRVVANIFKTIFFVGLFFAFFGIAAGATVFYDYAKDAPKLTDSKLRDPLSSKLLDKDGKVFAEVGTERREYIEYKDIPETLKNAILTTEDARFYEHDGIDPIRLGGAVVANLTDGFGAEGASTLSQQIIKMSYLDYTNKTLARKAQEAWLALQLEEKYSKNDILEIYVNKVYMSDRVHGMQTAAEHYFGKNVKDLTLAETALLAGMPQSPNNYNPYEHPEAAKKRRDQVLTNMYTHDKITKEEMTAAQKSPITTGLRSKKDREDKIYKYDSYVTQVLSEIPKEYDVYRDGLTIHTALDRDAQEYTEKMLNTNEIVNFTDDEMQAGIVLQDTKTGRVQAIGGGRNQKVTRGYNYATQVKRSVGSTMKPIADYGPAFEYLDWSTAHILEDEPYTYTGGTPINNWDFGYKGPISVRQALYQSRNIPALKTLQAVGLDKSEQFVNKLGITYDKGQNVESNAIGANSSNPMQMAGAYAAFGNKGIYNKPHTVTKIVLSDGQTEIDTEPQSTVAMKESTAYMVSDVLKDVLSIGTGTSAAVPGVPAAGKTGTTNIPPEFTSKYYYPSGAARDSWFAGYTTNYSIAVWTGYDDKKKYVSASEQKIAQRMFSKLMAHASAGKTTADFKMPSNVVSVPILKGSNPIARAAAGTASDKVSYELFLSGTAPTKTASTPEDEKKKAEEEAKKKAEEEKKKTEEEKKKEEEAKKKAEEEAKKKAEEEAKNLTAPAGLRASYNTGSKQINVSWSAVDGATYEVTVNGSTTTVSSTSVSVSGGNPGDTVSINVVAVKDGKRSPASSTTVKIPDS, from the coding sequence TTCTAAAAAGAAACCTCAAAAACGAGGAAAACGAGTAGTCGCGAATATTTTCAAAACTATTTTCTTTGTGGGACTATTTTTCGCTTTCTTTGGTATTGCGGCTGGTGCAACCGTTTTTTACGATTACGCAAAAGATGCACCTAAACTGACCGACTCCAAGCTACGAGATCCACTTTCATCTAAATTACTTGATAAAGATGGAAAAGTTTTCGCAGAAGTTGGAACCGAACGGCGGGAATATATTGAATACAAAGATATACCGGAAACACTAAAAAATGCAATTCTAACAACAGAAGATGCGCGTTTTTACGAACACGATGGTATTGACCCAATTCGACTTGGCGGAGCAGTAGTTGCCAATTTGACAGATGGTTTTGGGGCTGAAGGAGCAAGTACCCTTTCCCAGCAAATTATCAAAATGTCTTACTTAGACTACACAAACAAAACGCTTGCAAGGAAAGCGCAAGAAGCATGGTTAGCACTTCAATTAGAAGAAAAGTATAGCAAAAATGACATCTTAGAAATTTATGTTAATAAAGTCTATATGTCTGACCGCGTTCACGGCATGCAAACCGCTGCCGAGCATTATTTCGGTAAAAATGTGAAAGACCTTACGTTAGCCGAAACAGCTCTACTTGCTGGTATGCCACAAAGCCCAAATAACTACAACCCTTACGAGCACCCAGAAGCAGCCAAAAAACGTCGTGATCAAGTTCTAACAAACATGTACACACACGATAAAATTACTAAAGAAGAAATGACTGCAGCTCAAAAATCACCTATCACAACTGGACTTCGCTCGAAAAAAGATCGTGAAGATAAAATTTACAAATACGATTCTTATGTAACACAAGTTTTAAGTGAAATTCCAAAAGAATATGATGTTTATCGTGATGGTTTGACTATCCATACCGCACTTGACCGTGATGCCCAAGAGTACACGGAGAAAATGCTTAATACGAACGAAATTGTTAACTTCACAGATGACGAAATGCAAGCCGGCATTGTCCTGCAAGATACAAAAACAGGACGTGTTCAAGCAATCGGTGGTGGACGTAATCAGAAAGTAACACGGGGTTATAACTATGCAACCCAAGTAAAACGTTCTGTTGGGTCAACTATGAAGCCAATTGCCGATTATGGCCCTGCTTTTGAATATTTAGATTGGTCAACTGCCCATATTTTAGAAGATGAGCCTTATACGTATACTGGCGGAACTCCTATTAATAACTGGGATTTCGGTTACAAAGGTCCAATTTCAGTGAGACAGGCACTTTATCAATCGCGTAATATTCCAGCCCTAAAAACACTTCAAGCTGTTGGTCTAGATAAATCCGAGCAATTTGTTAATAAACTTGGTATCACTTATGATAAAGGTCAAAACGTAGAATCCAATGCTATCGGAGCAAATAGTTCCAACCCTATGCAAATGGCTGGTGCCTATGCCGCATTCGGTAACAAAGGAATTTACAATAAACCGCACACTGTTACCAAAATTGTTTTATCGGATGGACAAACAGAAATTGACACAGAACCACAAAGTACGGTGGCAATGAAAGAATCCACTGCTTATATGGTTTCCGATGTCCTAAAAGATGTTCTATCTATCGGTACAGGTACATCAGCAGCCGTACCAGGCGTTCCTGCTGCTGGTAAAACAGGTACAACGAACATTCCACCTGAATTCACTTCGAAGTACTACTACCCTAGTGGTGCCGCTCGTGACTCATGGTTCGCTGGATATACAACCAATTATTCGATTGCTGTATGGACCGGCTATGATGACAAGAAAAAATATGTTTCTGCAAGTGAACAAAAAATTGCGCAACGGATGTTCAGCAAGTTAATGGCTCATGCTTCTGCTGGTAAAACTACTGCAGATTTCAAAATGCCTAGCAATGTCGTGTCCGTTCCAATTCTAAAAGGTAGTAACCCAATCGCACGCGCTGCTGCAGGCACTGCAAGCGATAAAGTAAGCTACGAATTATTCTTATCCGGAACCGCTCCAACCAAAACTGCTTCTACTCCAGAAGACGAGAAGAAAAAGGCAGAAGAGGAAGCGAAGAAAAAAGCGGAAGAAGAGAAGAAGAAAACAGAGGAAGAGAAGAAAAAAGAAGAAGAAGCTAAGAAGAAAGCAGAAGAGGAAGCGAAGAAAAAGGCTGAAGAAGAAGCCAAAAATCTTACTGCCCCTGCCGGCTTAAGAGCAAGTTATAATACAGGCTCTAAGCAAATCAATGTTTCTTGGTCTGCAGTAGACGGTGCCACCTATGAAGTTACAGTCAATGGTTCCACTACTACAGTATCTTCTACCTCTGTTTCAGTAAGTGGCGGTAATCCTGGAGACACTGTTTCCATTAATGTCGTCGCCGTTAAAGATGGTAAGCGAAGCCCAGCTTCCTCTACCACCGTTAAAATTCCAGATAGTTAA